CCAGGCAGGCCGTACTCGCGCCGGAGCCCGCTGCCCGGGTGCCCTCGGGCTGCCAGCCGTCCTCCCCGGCCAGCGACTGGGCGAGTTCCACCAGCACGAGGTACGCCAGCGCCAGCAGTCCGAGGACCGCCGCCGTGGGCGCCGGCAGCCGCCCGCTGTCGGCGGACAGCATGACGCCGAGCGCGGCCAGGGCCAGCCCGACCATGCCGAACGCGCCCAGCCCGAGGTCGGCCAGGGCGCCGAGCCCCCGGACGCAGGCGCCGGCCACGCCCGCGTATCCCAGGCACAGCGCCACCACCGTGGGCAGCCCGACCCAGACCAGCGCCGACGGCGGCAGCACTGTCAGCAGGACCACCACGAACGCCAGGACGCACGCGCCGGCCGCCACCGCCGCGGCGAGCGGACCGATCCTCATCGGGTACCTCCCAGCAGCGGCTCCAGCCGGACCCGGTCCAGGGCGATGCCGACCTCCTCGTCCCAGGCCAGCACGGTCACGCCCATCTCCGCCAGGCCGTGCAGGAGGACCTCCCGTTCCAGCCGCCAGACCCGCAGGGCCAGCTCGCTGTCCGGGTCCCGGGGCGAGGCGTCGGGTTCGGTGGACAGCACGTCGACGACGATCACCGGGTGGCCGCGTTCACGCAGGTCGCGTACGGCCTCGGCGGCGCGCGCGTCGACCAGCGGGGTGAACACGAACGCCAGCGCGCCCGGCGGCAGCGCCTGCGGCGGGAAGTGCGCGAGCTCGGGTTCGAGGTAGCTCTCGTCCACGCGGGACGCGAGCAGGGTCTCCACGATCCGGTAGTACTGCCGGGTCCCGACGTCGGGCGCCAGCCAGCGCAGCGCGCCGCCGAGGGTGACCACGCCCACCCGGTCGGCGTACCGCAGGTACGCCTGCACCACGGTCGCCGCCCCGCGCACCGCCAGGTCGAGGGAGGACCGCCCGAACGGCCCGAGGTCCACGGTGGTGTCCACGACCGCCACCACGTCCGCGGCCCGCTCGGCGGCGTACTCGTTGACGTACAGCTCGCCGCGGCGGGTGCTCACCGGCCAGTTGACCCGCCGCACCGGATCGCCGGGTGCGTACGTACGGATGCCCGCGAACTCCACCCCGGGGCCGGGGCGCCTGGCGACGTGGCTGCCCATCCGGGCCAGCAGCGCCGGCGGTACGGCGACCTCGCGGGCCGCCGAGGGCGGCGGGAAGACGGTGAGCTCGGCCAGCGAGAGCGTGGCGGTCCCGACGTAACCCCACCCGCGGCTGCGTACCCGTAACCGCAGCGGCCCCGCCCGCCAGCGTCCCCATCGCCGCGCCCGGACCGTCCAGGTGTGCGACACGCTCCGCACCTCGAACTCCCGGCAGGCCCGCTCCCCGTCGACCTCGAACGTCCGCGGCAGCGCCAGGTCCAGCCCGATCTCGCCGAGCACCTCCTCCGCGCGCACCACCACGTGCACCTCGACGTCCTCGTCCTCGAAGCTGCGCGGCTCCGACAGCGCCGCCTCCACCCGGATCGTCTCCGGGCGCGGGCGGCGCAGCGCCACGACCAGCGCGACCAGGCAGGGCGCGGCCACCAGGACGGGTTCGGGCCGGGCCGCGACGATGCCGGCCACCAGCGCCAGCGCGCCGAACACCGCCAGCCGGACCGCGAGCCTGCTCAGCCGCCAGGTCGGGGTGACCTCGACGCCCGGCAACGGCGACGCCGGCCGCGCCGGGGCGGGCACGGTCACCGGGCGGCGCCGGTGCGGTCGAAGACCCGGGTGCTGGGCGTCGGCACCCGGCCGAGGAGCTCGGCGACCACGTCCTCGCCGGACACCCGGCGTACCCACAGCTCCGGCCGCAGCACCAGCCGGTGCCCGAGTGCTGCGACCGCCACCTGCTGCACGTCCTCGGGCGTGACGTAGTCGCGGCCGGCCAGCACCGCGGCGCCCCGGGCCAGCTGGGTGACCGCCAGGGTGCCGCGCGGGCTGGCGCCGACCTGCGCCTTCGGGTGTTCGCGGGTGGCCTGCACCAGCGCCACGACGTACGCCAGTACGTCGTCGTGCACCTCGACCTGCTCCAGCGACGCGCTCATCGCCAGCAGCTCGGCCGGCTCCACGACCTGGTTCGGCACCGGCCGCTGCGCACCCCGGTCGAGCCGGCGGCGCACCATGTCCGCCTCCAGCTCGGCGGTGAGGTAGCCGAGCCGGGTCCGCAGCACGAACCGGTCCAGCTGCGCCTCCGGAAGCGGGTAGGTGCCCTCGTACTCGATCGGGTTCTCGGTGGCCAGCACCACGAACGGCGACGGAAGCGCGCGGGTCACCCCATCGGCGGACACCTGCCGCTCCTCCATCGCCTCCAGCAGCGCGGCCTGGGTCTTCGGCGGTGTGCGGTTGATCTCGTCGGCGAGCAGCAGCTGGGTGAAGACCGGCCCCTCCCGGAACGCGAACTCGCCGGTCTTCTGGTGGTAGATCGACGCGCCGGTGAGGTCCTGGGGCAGCAGGTCCGGGGTGAACTGCACCCGGGTGAAGTGCAGGCCGAGCGTGTGCGCGAACGACCGGGCCAGCAGCGTCTTGCCCAGGCCGGGCAGGTCCTCCAGCAGGACGTGGCCGTCGGCGAGGATGCCGAGCAGGACGAGGGTGAGCTGGCCGCGCTTGCCGACGATCACGCGTTCCAGCTCGGCCAGGACGGCCAGCGCCCGCTCCCGGGTCTGCTCCGGGCGGAGCGCCGGCGGGCCCTGCGCACCGGACGTGCCGGACGTGCCGGGGGTGACAGACGCCGGGGACGGGTCCTGCGTGGCGCCTGCGTTCTGCGTGGCCGAGGGGTTCTGCGGTGTCGTCACGGTCTGGTGCTCCTTTCCGGCCGGTCACCCTGACCGGTCGCGGGATCCTGCTCAGGACGTGCCTCAGGACGTGCCTCGGTACGTGACTCGGCGCTCGCCTCGGGTCGCAGGCTTTCGAGGGTGCCGACCAGTTGGTCCAGCGTGCGCAGGTCGACACCGGGAGCGGTGCGGTCGGTGGACGCCGGCCGTCCCGGCCCCAGCAGGTCCCAGGCCTCCTCACCCAGCAGCCGGCGAGCCGCCTCGGGGTTCGCGGCCAGGTCGACGCCGTGCCCATCGGCCAGCCGGACCGACGCGACCGCCAGCAGCCGCTCGCGCAGCCCGACGTCGAAGTCGCGCCGGGAGAACCTCGCCCAGCCGATGTCGGCGACGATCCGGTCGTACGCCGAGAACGACGCCGCCGACGTCCTCCGGCGGCGACGCCACGGGAACGGCAGTCGCCGCAGCCAGTCCCACACCGGTCGGCGGCGCGCGCGTTCGGGGCCCTGCAGCCGCAGCACCGCACCGATCACTTCGGCCACGGCCAGGACGGTGAGCCCGAGCAGCAGCCCCTGCAGCCGCTGGGTGACGGTCGCGCCGAGCAGCAGCACGATCAGGATCGGGCGAAGCTGCCTCACCCGGCCGCCTCGCCCCGGCTCGCCGCCACGCGGAGCTCGGTGTCCAGCCGGCCGAGTACGTCCACGGCGCGGATGCGCACCTGCGGATCGAGCTGGCGCCGGGTGTAGCGGGCCTGCCGGAACAGCTCGGTGAGCTCCTCCGCCGCCGCGGCTCCGGTGGCGCTGAACAGCCCGGCGTCCACCGCCCGCCGCAGCAGGTCCGTGGGCGTGTCGCCGGCGGCGCGGGCAACTCCCGTCCGGGCCAGGGCCTCCTCCATCGCCGCGTACGCCCCGATCACGGCCGCCCGCGGCTCGTCCAGGTCGGCCAGCGCGGCCCGGCCGGCGGCGACGACCGCGTGCACGTCGGCCACGGAGGGCTCGACCTCGACCTCGCGCACCTGCGGCGCCTGCCGGCGGACTACCAGGGCCAGCGCGAGCGCGACCAGGCCGACGACGAACCCGGCGGCGACGGCGATCGGCCAGTTCCAGGTGGGGCGTGCGCCCGGCCGCGGTGCCGGCGTGGCCGTCTCGGCACCGGCCGGCGGGCCGGTGGGCAGCGTGGTGGGCGGTGTCGTGGGCGTCGCGCCGTGGCCCTGCAGGGCCGACTGGATCTGGTCACGGAACGCAAACAGCGCCAGCACGATCACCAGCATCACCACGGCACCGATCACCATGCTCGCCCCGCCGGTCCGCTGCGGGCGGTCCTTACGGCGCAGCGACGGCCCGAGGATCAGCGCCGCGACGACCAGCGCGAGGCTCAGGCCCAGCAGCACCATGAAGATCCCGACGATCGTCCTCGCCGAGATCTGCTGGGAGTTCAGGGAGACCCGGTCCTGCCAGCCGAGGCCGACGGCGCCGGCGGCAAGGAGCACCAGCACCATGGCGACCATGGCCACGCCGGCCCAGCGGGCCGCCGGTCCGCGTGCACGCACAGCCCGCCCCTTCCGCCCCCGGCACCTCGACGGTCAGCTTCGTCAGCCTGCCGGACCACCCTGGGCGCCGCCAATCGCGAATCCGCAACGATCTGGCCGGACCCTGACAGTCGCTCCGGCGACGTGCCCCGCGTTCACTCAGAGTGATGTTGTCGGACGGTCGACCAGCGGGAACGGGAAGCCGTCGGAGGGGAGGCACCCGGGCACGGTGTGGCTGCGGTCGGAACTCTTCGTACACATCGCAAGTGCCCGCACACCCGGAAAGCCCCGCACACAGAAGCCCGTACGCACAGAAGTCCCGCACGCACGACGAGGTCGTACGGAGACAGGAAAGTGGCGGCCCCTCCCATCATCGGGATGGACCGCCACCTCGCAATACCTGCGTGTCCGAGCGTGAGACAACCACCGTTCAGCGGCTCTCTGCTCCCCCGCGCTGTTCGGGGAGAACCCCGGCCAGCAGCGCTCGCACCTCGGACTCACGGTAACGCCGGTGTCCCCCAAGTGTCCGGATCGAGCTGAGCTTGCCTGCCTTAGCCCACCGGGTCACTGTTTTGGGGTCGACCCTGAACATGGCCGCGACCTCTGCCGGCGTCAGCAGAGACTCGGTCTCCGGCGTACGTGTCGTCATGAGCGGCCTCCTCCACGAGAAGCGGACATTCGTCCGTCCCGCACCCTCCATGGTGCATCGAATCCCTCTACGAGGACAGGGGCTTGTGTCAGGACAAGCACCACTTTGGTCACGCCGTGTTATGCATCCCCCACGCGACGTAGTGGTCCCAGTCCACCCCTCTCCTCACGTGACTCACCGTAACCCGTATCCGGTAGTTCCGCCCAGTTTTCCCAGAATTTCCGGACCTGTTCCGGTGTTTCACGATGCGCGCTCTTTTTCGCGCATCTCCCACCACTGCTTCCGTAGGCGGTGGTAGATCGTTCTCGCCTCCTCGTCGTCACCCTTCGCCACCGCCTGGAGGGCGGCGGCAACGTCACTGGCGGAGCGGTCCGCGGTCATCCGCTCCGAGCCCATCAGCCGCACGAGACCGCCGTAGTCCAGCTCCACCCAGCTGTGCGGATGGAACGACTCGATCCAGCGGCCGAGCGTGCGAAGCGGCTCCATCTCCCAATCCGGGCGAGCCCGGGTCAGCAGCCGGTGGGCCCGGCTGAGCCGGCGGCGCGCCTCCACCATGGGTGCGCGGTAGCGAAGCTCCACAGGATCCATCCCGATACTGCGGTCCTCATCACCAAAGATGACGAACCAGGCCAGCGGAACGTGCCAGCGCGCGGTCAGGATGTGGGGCTCGGCGTCCGGTGGACATTCGTTCTCACCGAGCGCGTCGAAGTCGACACGATCCAGTCCGCCCGCGGGCAGCAGGACCCGCAGCACGTGCTCAGGCAACGACATCATGAGATCACCAAGTGCCTGGCGGACCCGAAGGGCGGATTCGTCCGGACACAGCAGGAGGTTGCCCTCCACCTCCATGGCATAAGCGCGACGCGCCCGCGACACGGCACCAGGTGGCAGCATTGGTAACAACGCGGCGAGCGACTCCCGTTGCTCGGTCACGGCCAAAGATGACGTTTCCGGACGTTCGGGCACCCGCACCTGGGCTTCCCACGATGTCCGCTCGCCGGCCGGGAAGGCGGGCAGCGGCTCATAAACCCGCAGGTAGCAGCAGTACGGCGTGACGACCGAAGTCCGCATGCTCCCATCGTGCACCTCTCCGTTGGTTCGCGGCACCTGTCCAGTGAGATCCTGAGCAGTCGTTATCGCTCTAAGGTGGAGCCGGACGCCCGCCCCACCCCCTGCGGGCACGCTCAGCGAGGAGTCACCAACGTGACGGAGTTTTTCGGCCGACATCCCGGCCACGAGCAACTGGTCTTCTGCGCCGACGAGACGAGCGGGCTGCAGGCGATCATCGCGATCTCCTCCACGGCTCTCGGGCCGGCCCTCGGCGGCACCAGGTTCCACCCGTACCCCAGCGAGGACGCGGCCGTGGCCGACGCCCTCAACCTGTCCACCGCGATGGCCTACAAGGCCGCCCTGGCCGGACTCGCCCTCGGCGGCGGGAAGGCCGTGATCATCGGAGACCCCGACCGGGACAAGACCGAGCCCCTCCTGCGGGCGTACGGCCGGTTCGTGGAGTCCCTCGGCGGCCGGTACATCACCGCCTGCGACGTGGGCACCTATTCGCCCGACATGGACGTGATCGCCCGGGAGTCCCGCCACGTCACCGGCCGCACCGTCGAGCAGGGCGGCGCCGGCGACTCCTCCGTCCTCACCGCGTTCGGCGTCTTCCAGGCCATGCGCGCCTGCGCCGAACACCGATGGGGTACGCCGACCCTGCGCGGCCGCCGCGTGGGCGTCTCCGGCGTCGGCAAGGTCGGCCGGCACCTGGTCGACCACGTGCTCGCCGACGGAGGCGAGGCCGTGATCACCGACGTCAGCGAGGCGGCCGTGCAGCGGGTACGCCAAAAGCATCCCGAGGTCGACGTGGTGACCGACACGATGGCGCTGGTCGAGGCCGACCTGGACGTCTACTCACCCTGTGCGCTGGGCGGCGCGCTGGACGACACCACCGTGCCCCGGCTGCGGGCCGGCGTCGTCTGCGGCGGCGCCAACAACCAGCTCGCCCACCCCGGCATCGAGAAGCTGCTGCAGGACCGCGGCATCCTGTACGCGCCCGACTACCTCGTCAACGCGGGCGGCCTGATCCAGGTGGCCGACGAGCTGCACGGGTTCGACTTCGAGCGGGCCAGGGCCCGTGCCGCGCGGATCCTGGACACCACCCGCGAGGTCCTGCAGGCGGCCGACGCCGAAGGCGTACCCCCCGTGGTCGCCGCCGACCGGCTGGCCGAACGCCGGATGGCCGACGCGGGCCGCGGCCGGCCGTTGTGGCTGAACGCACCGAGCGGCTGACCGGCGCTGAGCGGCCGCCGGGGCGCTCACCTGCGCACGCCTGACACGACCGCGGGCCCGGCACCTGGCCGGACCCGCGGTCGTGGTGTTTCTGTCGTTCTGTGTTCCCGGCGTCAGGACCGGCCGGCCACCCAGCGGGCGGCGTTGCGGATGATGTGGCGTACGTCGTCCCGGTAGTACGTGGGGTTCTCCTCGTGGCCCGGCCGGAAGTAGAACACCCGCCCGTTGCCGACCGTGTACGCACACCCGGACCGGAACTCGTGCCCGCCGGGGAACGTCGAGTGGAACACCACCGTGTCCGGCTTGCCGCAGCCGAACTCCTCGTCGTACATCTCCTCTTCCTCGATGGCGAAGTCGCTCACGCCGGCGGCGATCGGGTGCTCCGGAGCCAGCACCTTGATCGACTCCGGGCCCGCGTCGTGCTTCACGCCGCCGATCCGGCCGTCGTCACCGATCAGCCGGGTGAACGGCTTGGCCATGTGCGAGGAGTGCAGCGCGAGGAAGCCCATCCCGCGTTCCTTGACGTGCCGTTCGATCCGGTCGACGGTCTCGTCGCTGACGTTGCGGTGCAGCATGTGCCCCCACCACGCGAGTACGTCGGTCTGCGCGAGCACCTCCTCGGGCACGCCCTGGCCGGGGTCGACGAGCTCGGCCGTGCTCACCTGGAACCCCTGGTCCTTGTCCTGGCGCAGGCCGTCGGCGACCGCGCCGTTGATGTCGTGCGGGTACCACTCCCTGGGCGCGGTGTGCTCGGACCAGACGAGGACGCGGATCTTTCCCTGCTCGCTCACGTTTCCTCCTACGAGAGGTGGCCGGCGATCGAAGGTCGCCGGCCGGCGGAACCGCGAGGACGTAACGCCGAGACGCCGATGTGTCGGGTACGGGCCTCACGGGGATCTGGTGGTGCGAAGTGTCGCTGGGGGTTCGGACGGCTTGGGTTCGGAAGGCTGGAGGTTCTGACGGCTGGAGGTTCGGAAGGCTAGGGCAGCGGGCCGACGGCGCACAGGCCGCGTTCCTCGTCGGGGCTCACCGAGCCGGCGAACGCCTCGGAGTCCATGGTCGGCGTGTAGCCGAGGTCGGCCGTGGCGTTGCCGGTGTCCCACTCGTGGCGGGTGTTGGCGGAGATCCCGTGGTAGACGCCGAACGGCACCTTCGCCGCGTCGGCCTCGACCGCGCCGACCACCAGTGCCCGCAGGTCCTCCGGCCCGATCCAGGACGGCAGCCCGCCGACCGAGCCCGGCCGGGGCTGGACGCCACCGAACCGCAGGCACACCACCGACAGCTCGGTGCGATAGGCGTACGTACGCCCGATCGCCTCCGTGAACGCCTTGCTCGTGCCGTACAGGCAGCACGGCGACGGCGGCCAGGCCGGATCGATCGGCACCTCTCCCCGCCGGACGTAGGCGCCCATCGCGTGCACCGAACTGGCCAGCACCACCCGGCGCACCCCGGCCGCCAGCGCCGCCTCCAGGACGGACGCCACCACGTCG
This Actinopolymorpha cephalotaxi DNA region includes the following protein-coding sequences:
- a CDS encoding DUF58 domain-containing protein; the protein is MTVPAPARPASPLPGVEVTPTWRLSRLAVRLAVFGALALVAGIVAARPEPVLVAAPCLVALVVALRRPRPETIRVEAALSEPRSFEDEDVEVHVVVRAEEVLGEIGLDLALPRTFEVDGERACREFEVRSVSHTWTVRARRWGRWRAGPLRLRVRSRGWGYVGTATLSLAELTVFPPPSAAREVAVPPALLARMGSHVARRPGPGVEFAGIRTYAPGDPVRRVNWPVSTRRGELYVNEYAAERAADVVAVVDTTVDLGPFGRSSLDLAVRGAATVVQAYLRYADRVGVVTLGGALRWLAPDVGTRQYYRIVETLLASRVDESYLEPELAHFPPQALPPGALAFVFTPLVDARAAEAVRDLRERGHPVIVVDVLSTEPDASPRDPDSELALRVWRLEREVLLHGLAEMGVTVLAWDEEVGIALDRVRLEPLLGGTR
- a CDS encoding AAA family ATPase encodes the protein MTTPQNPSATQNAGATQDPSPASVTPGTSGTSGAQGPPALRPEQTRERALAVLAELERVIVGKRGQLTLVLLGILADGHVLLEDLPGLGKTLLARSFAHTLGLHFTRVQFTPDLLPQDLTGASIYHQKTGEFAFREGPVFTQLLLADEINRTPPKTQAALLEAMEERQVSADGVTRALPSPFVVLATENPIEYEGTYPLPEAQLDRFVLRTRLGYLTAELEADMVRRRLDRGAQRPVPNQVVEPAELLAMSASLEQVEVHDDVLAYVVALVQATREHPKAQVGASPRGTLAVTQLARGAAVLAGRDYVTPEDVQQVAVAALGHRLVLRPELWVRRVSGEDVVAELLGRVPTPSTRVFDRTGAAR
- a CDS encoding DUF4129 domain-containing protein: MRARGPAARWAGVAMVAMVLVLLAAGAVGLGWQDRVSLNSQQISARTIVGIFMVLLGLSLALVVAALILGPSLRRKDRPQRTGGASMVIGAVVMLVIVLALFAFRDQIQSALQGHGATPTTPPTTLPTGPPAGAETATPAPRPGARPTWNWPIAVAAGFVVGLVALALALVVRRQAPQVREVEVEPSVADVHAVVAAGRAALADLDEPRAAVIGAYAAMEEALARTGVARAAGDTPTDLLRRAVDAGLFSATGAAAAEELTELFRQARYTRRQLDPQVRIRAVDVLGRLDTELRVAASRGEAAG
- a CDS encoding BldC family transcriptional regulator; this translates as MTTRTPETESLLTPAEVAAMFRVDPKTVTRWAKAGKLSSIRTLGGHRRYRESEVRALLAGVLPEQRGGAESR
- a CDS encoding Glu/Leu/Phe/Val dehydrogenase family protein, coding for MTEFFGRHPGHEQLVFCADETSGLQAIIAISSTALGPALGGTRFHPYPSEDAAVADALNLSTAMAYKAALAGLALGGGKAVIIGDPDRDKTEPLLRAYGRFVESLGGRYITACDVGTYSPDMDVIARESRHVTGRTVEQGGAGDSSVLTAFGVFQAMRACAEHRWGTPTLRGRRVGVSGVGKVGRHLVDHVLADGGEAVITDVSEAAVQRVRQKHPEVDVVTDTMALVEADLDVYSPCALGGALDDTTVPRLRAGVVCGGANNQLAHPGIEKLLQDRGILYAPDYLVNAGGLIQVADELHGFDFERARARAARILDTTREVLQAADAEGVPPVVAADRLAERRMADAGRGRPLWLNAPSG
- a CDS encoding ThuA domain-containing protein — encoded protein: MSEQGKIRVLVWSEHTAPREWYPHDINGAVADGLRQDKDQGFQVSTAELVDPGQGVPEEVLAQTDVLAWWGHMLHRNVSDETVDRIERHVKERGMGFLALHSSHMAKPFTRLIGDDGRIGGVKHDAGPESIKVLAPEHPIAAGVSDFAIEEEEMYDEEFGCGKPDTVVFHSTFPGGHEFRSGCAYTVGNGRVFYFRPGHEENPTYYRDDVRHIIRNAARWVAGRS
- a CDS encoding NAD-dependent epimerase/dehydratase family protein translates to MTPLTPDGTDDQRMTQRRVLLTGAAGNVSRLLLPGLAGYSLRLTDRADRANSIPADPIPADSAGSAGSVEVRPGDLADPDFVAEVVAGMDTVVHLAADPSPQASWADLRGPNFDVVASVLEAALAAGVRRVVLASSVHAMGAYVRRGEVPIDPAWPPSPCCLYGTSKAFTEAIGRTYAYRTELSVVCLRFGGVQPRPGSVGGLPSWIGPEDLRALVVGAVEADAAKVPFGVYHGISANTRHEWDTGNATADLGYTPTMDSEAFAGSVSPDEERGLCAVGPLP